The following coding sequences lie in one Candidatus Aramenus sp. CH1 genomic window:
- a CDS encoding acetate uptake transporter, which translates to MSYEKRANPAPLGLSGFALTTLVLSTFNAGILSSQGAGVVLGLAAFYGGLAQLLAGVLEWRAGNTFGYTAFFTYGAFWEWYFLTALGIFGGITAQGVGLVLIAFGIFTFAMWIGTFKANMGLFVTFLLLWITFFLLGAGAILNSVALTHAGGYVGILTAIAAWYTGLAIVVAESLGKNPPLGKAPLS; encoded by the coding sequence ATGTCATACGAAAAGAGAGCAAACCCGGCACCGCTAGGTCTGTCCGGTTTCGCTCTAACGACGCTAGTGTTAAGCACGTTTAATGCGGGGATATTGTCGTCTCAAGGAGCGGGAGTGGTACTGGGGCTAGCAGCTTTTTACGGCGGTCTGGCCCAGTTACTCGCAGGAGTCCTCGAGTGGAGGGCCGGGAACACGTTTGGATATACGGCATTTTTCACGTATGGTGCCTTCTGGGAGTGGTACTTCCTCACGGCCTTGGGTATCTTCGGAGGCATTACGGCACAGGGAGTAGGTCTAGTGCTCATAGCCTTCGGCATATTCACGTTCGCAATGTGGATAGGGACGTTTAAGGCCAACATGGGGCTTTTCGTGACATTCCTACTGCTCTGGATAACATTCTTCCTGTTGGGAGCTGGGGCGATCTTGAATAGCGTAGCTCTGACCCACGCAGGGGGATACGTAGGCATCCTCACTGCCATAGCAGCTTGGTATACGGGCCTGGCTATCGTCGTAGCGGAGAGCTTAGGAAAGAACCCACCCCTAGGGAAGGCCCCGTTAAGTTAA